A genome region from Trichocoleus sp. includes the following:
- a CDS encoding GIY-YIG nuclease family protein, protein MTPDPNPTALSTLESIAYINENGEIPDQFAGKVGVYAIFDESETLQYIGYSRDVFLSLKQHLVRQPQRCYSFKVQTIDRPSRTILEEIRNAWIAENGTTPIGNGADEPLWSQAIDAKAQMTPEEKAAYLASDDLGRTKLLKQVARRVEAEVFAVLESRQIKMALRFDPKLKEEGLLSLK, encoded by the coding sequence ATGACTCCCGACCCTAACCCTACGGCTCTCTCCACGTTAGAGTCGATCGCTTACATCAACGAAAACGGTGAGATTCCCGATCAATTTGCTGGAAAAGTCGGTGTCTATGCCATTTTTGACGAATCTGAGACGCTGCAATACATTGGTTATTCCCGCGATGTTTTTCTGAGCCTGAAGCAGCATCTCGTTCGACAACCACAGAGATGCTACAGCTTTAAGGTACAGACGATCGATCGTCCCAGCCGCACGATATTAGAAGAAATCCGCAATGCCTGGATTGCCGAAAACGGCACGACCCCGATCGGAAATGGTGCAGATGAACCACTGTGGAGTCAGGCGATCGATGCGAAAGCACAGATGACTCCAGAAGAAAAAGCAGCTTATCTGGCAAGCGATGATCTGGGTCGAACCAAACTGCTGAAGCAGGTGGCAAGGCGTGTCGAAGCCGAAGTATTCGCAGTACTGGAATCACGGCAGATAAAAATGGCGCTCCGGTTTGATCCAAAGCTCAAAGAGGAAGGATTGCTGAGTCTGAAGTAG
- a CDS encoding glycosyl hydrolase family 57: MVLEANKQAAERFLAEYGNVEAAIEAVFTRRVAPQNFASPDILLIKAPTSMTVSLSSSSLASDEFRSDLPNFCGSESVIGSIVNQQESLYLPITNLDIKNITAGFACALHMHQPTIPAGVNGSFISNLQYMYEHPHEGDNHNADPFAWCYSRMGDFIPQLVSEGCNPRIMLDYSGNLLWGLQQMGRDDILNSLKRIACDPQYYLHVEWLGTMWSHAVVPSTPIPDLKLQIQAWQHHFAAIFGFEALKRVKGFSPPEMHLPNHPDTLYEYIKALKECGYRWLMVQEHSVENLDGSALQQDQKYVPNRLVARNSQGETIAITALIKTQGSDTKLVAQMQPYHEAKGKGKQAIGQVQIPSLVTQIADGENGGVMMNEYPRDLLKTYYEIRDQSNTTGTVPMNGTEYLELIEAAGVNPADYPICQAVQQHKIWQQVNPEHPTTEAVEAAITHLKQTDHQFHMDGASWTNELSWVRGYENVLEPMNQLSAAFHQKYDAIVQADPAMTQQSDYQQALLCNLLLQTSCFRYWGQGVWTDYARTIFDRGIALVK, translated from the coding sequence GTGGTTCTTGAAGCAAACAAGCAAGCTGCGGAGAGATTCCTTGCAGAATACGGTAACGTTGAGGCAGCGATCGAAGCCGTCTTTACCAGGAGAGTCGCCCCACAGAACTTTGCTTCGCCAGATATTCTTTTGATTAAGGCACCAACTTCTATGACTGTCAGCCTGTCTTCAAGCTCACTTGCTTCAGATGAATTTCGTTCTGATTTACCTAATTTTTGTGGTTCAGAATCAGTTATTGGATCGATCGTTAATCAGCAAGAATCTTTGTATTTGCCAATCACGAATTTAGATATCAAAAATATCACGGCTGGGTTTGCTTGTGCGCTGCATATGCATCAACCCACGATTCCCGCAGGCGTCAATGGCTCATTCATTAGCAATTTGCAGTATATGTATGAGCATCCACATGAAGGCGATAATCACAATGCTGATCCCTTTGCCTGGTGCTATTCACGCATGGGCGATTTTATTCCACAACTGGTATCAGAAGGATGTAATCCACGGATTATGCTGGACTATTCCGGCAATTTGCTCTGGGGTTTGCAGCAAATGGGACGCGATGACATTCTCAATTCGCTCAAACGCATCGCCTGCGACCCGCAATATTATCTTCATGTGGAATGGCTTGGAACGATGTGGAGCCATGCTGTTGTTCCTTCGACGCCAATTCCTGATCTGAAGCTACAGATTCAAGCGTGGCAACATCACTTTGCGGCAATTTTTGGCTTTGAGGCACTGAAGCGAGTCAAGGGATTTTCGCCGCCCGAAATGCACCTGCCGAATCATCCAGACACGCTCTACGAATATATCAAAGCCTTGAAAGAATGCGGCTATCGCTGGCTGATGGTGCAAGAACATTCAGTCGAAAATCTCGATGGTTCTGCACTCCAGCAAGACCAAAAATATGTGCCGAATCGGTTAGTTGCTCGGAATTCGCAGGGTGAAACGATCGCCATCACGGCTCTGATCAAAACCCAAGGCTCGGACACCAAATTGGTGGCGCAAATGCAGCCTTATCATGAAGCGAAAGGCAAGGGAAAACAGGCGATCGGACAAGTCCAAATTCCGTCACTCGTCACGCAAATTGCCGATGGTGAAAATGGTGGCGTCATGATGAATGAATATCCCCGTGATTTGCTGAAAACTTACTACGAAATTCGAGACCAGAGCAACACAACGGGAACCGTCCCAATGAACGGTACAGAATATTTAGAACTGATCGAAGCCGCCGGAGTTAACCCAGCAGATTACCCGATCTGTCAGGCAGTCCAGCAGCATAAAATATGGCAGCAGGTGAACCCTGAGCATCCCACCACGGAGGCTGTGGAAGCAGCCATTACTCATCTCAAGCAAACCGATCACCAGTTCCATATGGACGGTGCATCCTGGACAAATGAATTAAGTTGGGTCAGAGGCTATGAAAATGTGCTGGAACCGATGAATCAACTCAGTGCAGCCTTTCATCAAAAATACGATGCGATCGTTCAAGCTGACCCTGCTATGACCCAACAATCTGACTATCAGCAAGCCCTACTCTGTAATCTGCTGCTACAAACAAGCTGCTTCCGCTATTGGGGTCAGGGAGTTTGGACAGACTACGCTCGTACAATTTTCGATCGAGGGATTGCTCTAGTTAAGTAG
- a CDS encoding pentapeptide repeat-containing protein has product MIWLIGVAIGLMFIGLVAGISWLGRIGAIVALLLSLWVIGTTLFSRINWRRFFQQQWRFRLALVAAILAAIGLTQVDPLNQWIRDWWQQINWDGFGTLIGLLSAVGQILIAVLALYVTWEQFVTTKRLTTQQNTVTQQQTIDSYFQGIAELTLDDDGLLEDFPMERAIAEGRTAAILGSVDAAGKAKVLRFLSSAGLLTPLLRDQRLGRAILDGVGGYAEDRVNGVRVIDLGVMLAGANLERADLRWTDLSDINMIRANLHHCDLVRTNLARTILSEADFSNADLFEARLFYGSTKTATPRTRAEFPNYKSGAYTGAVIEDADFTKVQRLSESQRYYCCAWGGSKTRKTIPGGCEGIPNLLGR; this is encoded by the coding sequence GTGATCTGGCTAATTGGAGTGGCAATCGGACTGATGTTCATCGGCTTGGTTGCCGGAATCAGTTGGTTAGGGCGAATCGGAGCGATCGTTGCTCTGTTGCTGTCGCTGTGGGTGATAGGCACAACGCTGTTCTCTCGGATTAATTGGCGACGTTTTTTTCAGCAGCAGTGGCGATTTAGATTGGCGTTGGTGGCAGCAATTTTGGCAGCCATTGGATTGACACAGGTTGATCCCCTAAATCAGTGGATTAGAGACTGGTGGCAGCAAATTAACTGGGATGGATTTGGTACACTCATTGGCTTGTTGAGTGCAGTCGGACAAATTTTGATTGCGGTCTTGGCACTTTATGTCACCTGGGAGCAATTTGTTACAACAAAACGCCTGACGACCCAGCAAAATACGGTGACGCAGCAGCAGACGATCGATTCATACTTTCAAGGCATTGCCGAACTCACGCTTGATGATGATGGCTTGCTCGAAGATTTTCCCATGGAACGGGCGATTGCAGAAGGACGAACGGCAGCAATTTTGGGGAGTGTGGATGCGGCAGGGAAAGCCAAAGTGCTGCGGTTTCTCTCTAGTGCCGGACTGCTCACCCCTCTCTTGCGCGACCAGCGTCTAGGACGAGCAATTTTAGACGGTGTGGGGGGCTATGCCGAAGATCGAGTGAATGGCGTGCGGGTGATTGATTTAGGCGTGATGCTGGCTGGAGCAAATTTAGAACGGGCTGACTTGCGGTGGACAGATCTAAGCGACATCAACATGATTCGAGCCAATTTACATCACTGTGATCTGGTACGAACAAACCTTGCCCGAACGATTCTTAGCGAGGCTGACTTTTCTAATGCTGATTTGTTTGAAGCGCGCCTGTTCTACGGCTCTACTAAAACCGCCACCCCCCGCACTCGGGCTGAGTTCCCCAACTACAAATCCGGAGCTTATACAGGAGCCGTGATCGAAGATGCTGACTTTACAAAAGTCCAACGGCTCTCTGAATCACAACGATACTACTGCTGTGCCTGGGGCGGTTCTAAAACGCGCAAAACAATTCCTGGTGGGTGTGAGGGAATTCCAAATTTGTTGGGTCGCTAA
- a CDS encoding CHAD domain-containing protein, with the protein MKNTGRDSVSKAAVSQQALGDFAYSIIAEQFRRIMKREKQVLEDKEPEHLHQMRVGTRRLRTALQIFDRAIVLPKVARANYIRDLARVLGAVRDMDVQLADLQNNYQPQLEKQEQKDLKQVVKALEQQRVAALEQMKATLKGRSYKALKAAYESWLEKPEYQPIANLSLAIVLPDVLSPLLSEVLLHPGWLVERQQISTENGERIHDLRKLCKQARYQTEFFSSFYGEEFQIWIDEIKAIQDRLGVFQDTQVLQALLVQVLGQKTKLPTLQQLIQQKQTEALSQWEATRQKYLDSGFRYHLHQILLQPTVSTTAHPDLIELNPLINQSN; encoded by the coding sequence ATGAAAAATACAGGAAGGGATAGCGTCTCGAAGGCAGCGGTATCACAACAAGCCTTAGGCGACTTTGCTTACAGCATCATTGCTGAGCAGTTTCGCCGGATCATGAAGCGGGAAAAGCAAGTTTTAGAAGACAAAGAGCCAGAACATCTACACCAAATGCGCGTCGGCACTCGACGTTTGCGGACAGCACTGCAAATTTTTGATCGGGCGATCGTTCTTCCTAAAGTTGCGCGAGCAAACTATATTCGGGATCTGGCGCGAGTTCTAGGGGCAGTCAGAGATATGGACGTCCAATTGGCTGATCTCCAGAATAACTACCAGCCGCAGCTCGAGAAGCAAGAACAAAAAGACCTGAAGCAGGTTGTCAAAGCGCTAGAACAGCAGCGAGTTGCAGCCCTAGAGCAAATGAAAGCTACCTTAAAGGGGCGATCGTACAAAGCCTTAAAAGCGGCTTATGAGTCCTGGTTGGAGAAACCAGAATATCAACCGATCGCCAACTTGTCCCTCGCGATCGTATTGCCTGATGTCTTGAGTCCGCTACTCTCTGAAGTGCTGCTGCATCCGGGTTGGCTAGTCGAGCGGCAGCAAATTTCGACGGAAAACGGGGAAAGAATTCACGATTTGCGAAAGCTTTGTAAGCAGGCGCGCTACCAAACTGAATTTTTCAGCTCTTTCTATGGAGAAGAATTTCAGATTTGGATTGATGAAATTAAAGCAATTCAAGATCGGTTAGGTGTGTTTCAAGATACACAGGTTTTGCAGGCATTACTGGTTCAGGTTTTAGGGCAAAAAACCAAACTGCCGACGCTGCAACAATTAATTCAACAAAAGCAAACGGAAGCGCTATCGCAGTGGGAAGCAACTCGCCAAAAGTATCTTGATTCCGGATTTCGCTACCACCTACATCAAATTCTGTTGCAGCCAACGGTATCGACAACCGCACATCCAGATCTAATTGAATTAAATCCCTTGATCAATCAGTCTAATTAG
- the eno gene encoding phosphopyruvate hydratase — translation MQILAITAAEVLDSRGNPTVEATVVLEDEMTTGTAIVPSGASTGEKEAVELRDGDPRYGGKGVLKAVENANTQIADALKGMEVTDQRAIDLAMIELDGTPNKANLGANAILAVSMAVARAAANSLGQPLYRYLGGANASLLPVPCLNVINGGRHADNTVDFQEFMIAPHNAPSFIESIRMGVETFHALKSTLKGKGYSTAVGDEGGFAPDLKSNEEAIEVILEAIEKAGYKPGEDISICLDPATSEMWQDGKYVFFKSDKSAKTSEQMVELWASWADQYPIVSLEDGMGENDWDGWKLLTDTIGSRVELVGDDLFCTNSSILAEGINKGVANSILIKLNQIGTITETLDTIELAKKHRYRCFVSHRSGESEDTTIADLAVATGAGQIKTGSGCRSERVAKFNQLMRIERQLGKVARFAGRAAFQ, via the coding sequence ATGCAAATTCTTGCCATCACAGCCGCCGAGGTATTGGATTCGCGCGGAAATCCTACGGTTGAGGCAACCGTTGTTTTAGAAGACGAAATGACAACGGGTACAGCGATCGTCCCCTCGGGTGCATCCACAGGAGAGAAGGAGGCGGTTGAATTGCGCGATGGTGATCCCCGCTATGGCGGCAAGGGTGTCTTAAAAGCAGTAGAAAATGCCAATACCCAAATTGCCGATGCGTTGAAAGGGATGGAAGTCACGGATCAGCGGGCGATCGATCTAGCAATGATTGAACTGGACGGCACACCGAATAAGGCGAACTTGGGCGCAAATGCAATTCTTGCCGTATCAATGGCAGTGGCAAGAGCGGCGGCAAATTCGCTGGGGCAACCGCTTTATCGCTATCTGGGTGGTGCAAATGCTTCGCTATTGCCTGTACCCTGTCTGAATGTCATTAACGGCGGCAGACATGCAGACAATACCGTTGATTTTCAAGAGTTTATGATTGCGCCGCACAACGCTCCCTCGTTTATTGAATCAATTCGTATGGGAGTCGAAACTTTTCATGCTTTGAAGTCAACGCTAAAGGGCAAAGGCTACAGTACGGCAGTGGGGGATGAAGGCGGCTTTGCCCCTGACTTGAAGTCGAATGAAGAGGCGATCGAGGTGATTCTGGAGGCGATTGAGAAAGCCGGATATAAACCGGGTGAAGATATTTCGATTTGTCTTGATCCTGCAACCAGCGAAATGTGGCAAGACGGTAAATATGTCTTCTTCAAGTCGGACAAGTCTGCCAAAACCTCTGAACAAATGGTCGAACTTTGGGCGTCCTGGGCAGATCAATACCCAATCGTTTCTTTGGAAGACGGAATGGGCGAAAATGACTGGGATGGCTGGAAGCTGCTGACTGACACGATCGGCTCTCGCGTCGAACTGGTTGGAGATGATTTGTTCTGCACCAACTCCAGCATTCTGGCAGAGGGAATCAACAAAGGCGTCGCCAACTCGATTCTGATCAAGCTGAATCAGATCGGCACGATTACCGAAACGCTTGATACGATCGAACTTGCCAAAAAACATCGTTACAGGTGCTTTGTCTCCCACCGTTCTGGAGAATCAGAAGACACAACGATCGCCGATTTAGCAGTTGCTACTGGGGCTGGACAAATTAAAACGGGCTCAGGATGCCGCAGCGAGCGAGTCGCTAAATTTAATCAACTGATGCGAATTGAGCGGCAATTAGGGAAGGTTGCCCGGTTTGCAGGTAGAGCAGCGTTTCAATAG